The proteins below come from a single Caulobacter segnis ATCC 21756 genomic window:
- a CDS encoding S41 family peptidase, translating into MFQRLRTAVLVLALCGAAWPAFAYDSKPWIEDARQIRAALGSRYPNVGWLTGDRGMDLDAAFRAVEGGLEKAKSDVEAKALLDRALASLADGHVQVDWSPVVAAPAASGPSVAAPPCADIRPQRQRPPVASGLPGWTPLDTGEGAREFPGGIVTVEGRKVGVVQIVLFMADRVVCEAAAAELKYPLDKPCEGDCSRRLDQHMYQLMSDRFAARLEAMKAAGAQVLMVDLAGNGGGREWAEVAVRQLSPLRLKSAPVRYVRSPLAAESLESLAQDIEANIGGEKGAAKAALLREAADLRTRAAEARRVCDPATDTACPLLIDAGYGSGVRASGDPVALADKAWGQSVFQPAKWSWREGVWSGPLIVLVDGKSASASEEFAAIIQDNKAGVIMGSPTLGAGCGHATGLGPVVLRNSGGRLSLPDCLRLRADGSNEIGGVEPDVLVGFRNTDGPALKARRLAMRLPAAVAQVTAGR; encoded by the coding sequence ATGTTTCAGCGTCTGCGCACCGCCGTCCTGGTCCTGGCCCTCTGCGGCGCGGCTTGGCCCGCCTTCGCCTACGACTCCAAGCCCTGGATCGAGGACGCCCGCCAGATCCGCGCGGCCCTGGGGTCTCGCTATCCCAATGTCGGCTGGCTGACCGGGGATCGGGGCATGGATCTCGACGCGGCCTTCCGGGCGGTCGAGGGTGGGCTGGAGAAGGCCAAGTCGGACGTCGAGGCCAAGGCCTTGCTCGACCGCGCTCTGGCCAGCCTCGCCGACGGCCACGTACAGGTCGACTGGAGCCCCGTTGTGGCGGCGCCTGCGGCCTCGGGGCCATCGGTCGCCGCGCCGCCGTGCGCGGACATCCGACCCCAGCGCCAGCGGCCGCCGGTCGCCTCGGGCCTGCCCGGCTGGACGCCGCTGGATACGGGCGAGGGCGCTCGCGAGTTCCCGGGGGGGATCGTCACCGTCGAGGGCCGCAAGGTCGGAGTCGTGCAGATCGTGCTCTTCATGGCCGATCGCGTGGTCTGCGAGGCCGCCGCCGCCGAGCTCAAATATCCTCTCGACAAGCCTTGTGAGGGCGACTGCTCGCGCCGCCTCGACCAGCACATGTATCAGCTGATGAGCGACCGCTTCGCCGCCCGGCTGGAGGCGATGAAGGCGGCCGGGGCCCAGGTGCTGATGGTCGATCTGGCCGGCAACGGCGGGGGTCGCGAATGGGCCGAGGTCGCCGTGCGTCAGCTGAGCCCGCTACGCCTGAAGAGCGCTCCGGTCCGCTATGTGCGCTCACCTCTCGCCGCCGAGAGCCTGGAGAGCCTGGCCCAGGACATCGAGGCCAATATCGGCGGGGAGAAGGGCGCGGCGAAGGCGGCCCTGCTGCGCGAGGCCGCCGACCTGCGCACCCGCGCCGCGGAGGCCCGCCGGGTTTGCGATCCGGCGACCGACACGGCCTGTCCGCTTCTGATCGACGCCGGTTACGGCAGCGGCGTCCGCGCCTCGGGCGATCCGGTCGCCCTGGCGGACAAGGCCTGGGGGCAGTCGGTGTTCCAGCCCGCCAAGTGGTCGTGGCGCGAGGGCGTCTGGTCCGGGCCGCTGATCGTGCTGGTCGACGGTAAATCCGCCAGCGCCTCGGAGGAGTTCGCCGCCATCATCCAGGACAACAAGGCCGGGGTGATCATGGGCTCTCCGACCCTGGGCGCGGGGTGTGGTCATGCGACGGGTCTGGGCCCGGTGGTGCTCAGGAACAGCGGCGGTCGCCTGTCGCTGCCTGACTGCCTGCGTCTGCGCGCTGATGGTTCGAACGAGATCGGCGGCGTCGAGCCCGACGTGCTGGTCGGTTTCCGCAACACGGATGGTCCGGCCCTGAAGGCCCGCCGTCTAGCGATGCGCCTGCCGGCGGCGGTGGCGCAGGTGACGGCGGGGCGCTAG
- a CDS encoding carboxylesterase/lipase family protein has product MDATRRTLITGAAALAAYAALPSAGFTAEKRSPVVKTTHGKVRGYVDSEVSVFKGLRYGADTGGARRFMPPVKPEPWTDVKDALTYGAASMQSGKGEEGETLSEDCLFLNVWTPAKPGKAGLADGGKRPVMFYIHGGAYNGGSGASPWYEGTKLARRGDVVVVTVNHRLNAFGYLYLARLFNDPSVADSGNAGQLDLVLALQWVRDNIAAFGGDPERVMLFGQSGGGAKIATLMGMPAAKGLFHRAATMSGQQVTVGGPFNATRRAKAFLDKLGVTDLAALRALSAQDMLAGLKAVDPIAASGGVYMGPVLDERSLTRHPFFPDATPEGLSVPMMCGNTHDETKGFIGWDAKAFPQTWDEVIARLPGQFNARIDIDPETVVAFYRQTYPTYSPADVYFAASTAGRSWKAAIIQAEERARSGAPAYVYQVDWKSPIQGGIFGAPHTIDIGLVFGTLDAKGSIVGTGPESVAMSNTMSDAFIAFARGGDPNGGSLPKWEPYTLPRRQTMVFDNTSRMADDPRGAERQFFNRVPFTQFGT; this is encoded by the coding sequence ATGGACGCCACCCGCCGCACCCTGATCACCGGCGCCGCCGCGCTGGCCGCCTACGCCGCGTTGCCCAGCGCCGGCTTCACGGCCGAGAAGCGCTCGCCCGTGGTCAAGACCACCCACGGCAAGGTGCGCGGCTATGTCGACAGCGAGGTCAGCGTCTTCAAGGGCCTGCGCTATGGCGCCGACACTGGCGGCGCGCGGCGGTTCATGCCGCCGGTCAAGCCCGAGCCCTGGACCGACGTCAAGGACGCCCTCACCTACGGCGCGGCCTCGATGCAGAGCGGCAAGGGCGAAGAGGGCGAGACGCTCTCGGAAGACTGCCTGTTCCTGAACGTCTGGACGCCGGCCAAGCCTGGGAAGGCCGGCCTCGCCGACGGCGGCAAACGTCCGGTGATGTTCTACATCCACGGCGGCGCCTACAACGGCGGCTCGGGCGCCAGCCCCTGGTACGAGGGGACCAAGCTGGCCAGGCGCGGCGACGTCGTGGTGGTGACGGTGAACCACCGCCTGAACGCCTTTGGCTACCTCTATCTGGCCCGCCTGTTCAACGACCCGTCGGTCGCCGACAGCGGCAACGCCGGCCAACTGGACCTGGTGCTGGCGCTGCAGTGGGTGCGCGACAACATCGCCGCGTTCGGCGGCGATCCGGAGCGGGTGATGCTGTTTGGCCAGTCGGGCGGCGGCGCCAAGATCGCCACCCTGATGGGCATGCCCGCGGCCAAGGGCCTGTTCCACCGCGCCGCCACCATGAGCGGCCAGCAGGTCACCGTTGGCGGCCCGTTCAACGCCACCCGGCGCGCCAAGGCCTTCCTCGACAAGCTGGGCGTGACGGACCTGGCGGCCCTGCGCGCCCTGTCCGCCCAGGACATGCTGGCTGGCCTGAAGGCCGTCGACCCAATCGCCGCCTCGGGCGGGGTCTATATGGGTCCGGTGCTGGACGAGCGGTCGCTGACGCGCCACCCGTTCTTCCCCGACGCCACGCCCGAGGGTCTGTCGGTCCCGATGATGTGCGGCAACACCCACGACGAGACCAAGGGCTTCATCGGCTGGGACGCAAAGGCCTTCCCCCAGACCTGGGACGAGGTGATCGCCAGGCTGCCGGGTCAGTTCAACGCCCGCATCGACATCGATCCCGAGACGGTGGTGGCCTTCTACCGCCAGACCTATCCGACCTATTCGCCGGCCGACGTCTATTTCGCCGCCTCGACCGCCGGGCGCTCGTGGAAGGCCGCGATCATCCAGGCCGAGGAGCGGGCCCGATCGGGCGCTCCGGCCTATGTCTATCAAGTGGACTGGAAGTCGCCGATCCAGGGCGGGATCTTCGGCGCGCCGCACACCATCGACATCGGCCTGGTGTTCGGCACGCTGGACGCCAAGGGCTCAATCGTCGGGACGGGACCGGAGTCGGTCGCCATGTCGAACACGATGAGCGACGCCTTCATCGCCTTCGCCCGCGGCGGCGATCCGAACGGCGGAAGCCTGCCGAAGTGGGAGCCCTACACCCTGCCCCGCCGCCAGACGATGGTGTTCGACAACACGTCGCGCATGGCCGACGACCCGCGCGGCGCAGAGCGCCAGTTCTTCAACCGCGTGCCGTTCACCCAGTTCGGGACCTGA
- a CDS encoding efflux transporter outer membrane subunit: MFRNLTLILLASTAVSACTLAPKYERPVLPVAQTWSTPKAEPAGQVTAADLDWRQVLVDPRLQGVVDLALKQNRDLRVAVLNIEKARATYGVQRANLFPAIDGALSGNRSRTPAGVSQTGQAIETETYSATIGFTAYELDLFGRVRSLNQQALQSFFATEETARSTRISLIAETANAWLTLAADQDRLALARNTLAAREESLALTRRQVDGGVGSLLDLRNAETLAESARSDIATYTAQVAQDRNALVLLAGGEVPAELLPSGQVETAKILADLPAGLPSDVLARRPDVLSAEHSLQGANANIGAARAAFFPRISLTGSTGATSGDLNDLFKNGTGSWSFTPQISLPIFAGGANVAGLDSAKASRDIAVATYEKTVQTAFREVSDALSVRQTVSDRLAAQERLVAAAADSERLSRQRRDAGVDSALTLLDSQRTLYSAQQGLITARLDRATNLVTLYKTLGGGAPAR; this comes from the coding sequence ATGTTCCGTAACCTCACCCTGATCCTGCTGGCCTCCACGGCGGTCAGCGCCTGCACCCTGGCGCCGAAGTACGAGCGCCCGGTGCTGCCGGTCGCCCAGACCTGGTCGACTCCGAAGGCCGAGCCGGCCGGCCAGGTCACGGCCGCCGATCTCGACTGGCGCCAGGTGCTGGTCGATCCGCGCCTGCAAGGCGTGGTCGACCTGGCCCTCAAGCAGAACCGCGACCTGCGCGTGGCGGTGCTGAACATCGAGAAGGCCCGGGCGACCTACGGCGTCCAGCGCGCCAACCTGTTCCCGGCGATCGACGGCGCGCTCAGCGGTAATCGCAGCCGCACGCCGGCCGGCGTCTCGCAGACCGGCCAGGCCATCGAGACCGAGACCTACAGCGCCACCATCGGCTTCACGGCCTATGAGCTGGACCTGTTCGGCCGGGTGCGTAGCCTGAACCAGCAGGCGCTGCAAAGCTTCTTCGCCACCGAAGAGACGGCGCGCTCCACCCGGATCAGCCTGATCGCCGAGACGGCCAACGCCTGGCTGACGCTGGCGGCCGACCAGGACCGCCTGGCCTTGGCCAGGAACACCCTGGCGGCCCGCGAGGAGTCCCTGGCCTTGACCCGTCGCCAGGTCGACGGCGGCGTCGGCTCGCTGCTGGATCTGCGCAACGCCGAGACCCTGGCCGAGAGCGCCCGCTCCGACATCGCCACCTACACCGCCCAGGTGGCCCAGGACCGCAACGCCCTGGTGCTGCTGGCGGGCGGCGAGGTGCCGGCCGAGCTGCTGCCCTCCGGCCAGGTCGAGACGGCGAAGATCCTGGCCGACCTGCCCGCGGGCCTGCCCTCCGACGTCCTGGCCCGCCGGCCGGACGTGCTGTCGGCCGAGCATAGCCTGCAGGGCGCCAACGCCAATATCGGCGCGGCGCGCGCGGCCTTCTTCCCGCGCATCAGCCTGACCGGCTCGACCGGCGCGACCAGCGGCGACCTCAACGACCTGTTCAAGAACGGAACCGGCAGCTGGAGCTTCACGCCCCAGATCAGCCTGCCGATCTTCGCGGGCGGGGCCAATGTCGCCGGCCTCGACAGCGCCAAGGCCAGCCGCGACATCGCCGTCGCGACCTACGAAAAGACCGTGCAGACGGCTTTCCGCGAGGTCTCCGACGCGCTGTCCGTTCGTCAGACGGTGTCGGACCGCCTGGCGGCCCAGGAGCGCCTGGTCGCCGCGGCCGCCGACAGCGAACGTCTGTCGCGGCAACGTCGCGACGCCGGCGTCGACAGCGCCCTAACTCTGCTCGACTCCCAGCGCACGCTGTACTCGGCCCAGCAGGGCCTGATCACCGCGCGCCTGGACCGGGCGACGAACCTGGTGACCCTCTACAAGACGCTCGGCGGCGGCGCGCCCGCCCGCTGA
- a CDS encoding Lrp/AsnC ligand binding domain-containing protein codes for MAISTLDDTDRRLLRVLQVDGRITNAELAKRCNLSPAATFDRVRRLKERGYITGYAALLDPAKVDRALLIFVEVVLERTTGETFEDFAAAVRRAPEVLECHMVAGGFDYLIKARVKDMEAYRGFLGDILVKMPGVRETRTYAVLEEVKSTVQLPL; via the coding sequence ATGGCCATCTCCACTCTAGACGACACCGATCGCCGGCTACTCAGGGTTTTGCAGGTCGATGGCCGCATCACCAACGCCGAGCTGGCCAAGCGCTGCAACCTCTCGCCGGCGGCGACCTTCGACCGCGTCCGGCGGCTGAAGGAGCGCGGCTACATCACCGGCTACGCGGCGCTGCTGGACCCGGCCAAGGTCGACCGGGCGCTGCTGATCTTCGTGGAGGTGGTGCTGGAGCGGACCACGGGCGAGACCTTCGAGGATTTCGCCGCCGCCGTGCGGCGCGCGCCCGAGGTGCTGGAGTGCCACATGGTGGCCGGGGGCTTCGATTATCTGATCAAGGCCCGCGTGAAGGATATGGAGGCCTATCGCGGCTTCCTGGGGGACATCCTGGTCAAGATGCCCGGCGTGCGGGAGACCCGCACCTACGCCGTGCTCGAGGAGGTCAAGAGCACGGTCCAGTTGCCGCTCTGA
- a CDS encoding glycoside hydrolase 5 family protein: MRLSRRDLILAAALPALGAAARPAVPPKGFVTVQRGKLALDGKPYRFAGANLWYGAWLGAPADFGDVERLRRELDRLKALGVTNLRVLGAGERSPAKAAVSPTFQEEPGVYRQDLLKGLDVLLAEMARRDMKAVVYVNNFWDWSGGMPAYLNWVGSGPWFQQGDPNHPWPEYPDYAARFYGDAKANALFLRYLRGLIGRVNTVTGEPYRDDPTIMAWQLANEPRPGGTAVFGARNMPVFQQWVRDTSKLIKTLDPGHLVCTGSEGLKGCLESEACVLDAHRPDTIDYVTAHVWPNNWGWIDPKNQPATYEAGEARCRDYVTRHIAIARQLGKPLVIEEFGLIREARAFAPGSATADKDRFYRTIYGLALEDMKAGGPTAGTNFWAWNGEGRAQHPDAWFAAGDKSFVGDPPQEEQGLYGVFDTDASTLAVIAEHAAAVKAL, encoded by the coding sequence ATGCGCCTGTCGCGCCGTGATCTCATTCTGGCCGCCGCCCTGCCCGCGCTTGGGGCGGCGGCCAGGCCCGCCGTTCCACCGAAGGGCTTCGTCACTGTCCAGAGGGGCAAGCTGGCGCTCGACGGCAAGCCCTACCGCTTCGCCGGCGCGAACCTCTGGTACGGCGCCTGGCTGGGCGCGCCGGCCGACTTCGGCGACGTCGAGCGGCTGAGGCGCGAGCTGGATCGGCTGAAGGCCCTGGGCGTCACCAACCTGCGAGTGTTGGGCGCGGGCGAGCGCTCCCCGGCCAAGGCCGCCGTCTCGCCCACGTTCCAGGAGGAGCCCGGCGTCTATCGCCAGGACCTGCTGAAGGGCCTCGACGTCCTGCTGGCCGAGATGGCCAGGCGGGACATGAAAGCGGTCGTCTACGTCAACAACTTCTGGGACTGGTCGGGCGGCATGCCGGCCTATCTGAACTGGGTCGGAAGCGGCCCCTGGTTCCAGCAGGGCGACCCAAACCATCCGTGGCCGGAATATCCAGACTACGCCGCCCGGTTCTACGGCGACGCCAAGGCCAACGCCCTCTTCCTGCGCTATCTGCGCGGGCTGATCGGCCGGGTGAACACCGTCACCGGCGAGCCCTATCGCGATGATCCGACCATCATGGCCTGGCAGCTGGCCAACGAGCCTCGCCCGGGCGGCACGGCGGTGTTTGGCGCGCGCAACATGCCCGTCTTTCAGCAGTGGGTCCGCGACACCTCCAAGCTGATCAAGACGTTGGACCCGGGCCATCTCGTCTGCACGGGCAGCGAAGGCCTGAAGGGCTGCCTGGAGAGCGAGGCCTGCGTGCTCGATGCTCACCGGCCCGACACCATCGACTACGTGACCGCCCACGTCTGGCCCAACAACTGGGGCTGGATCGATCCTAAGAACCAGCCGGCGACCTATGAGGCCGGCGAGGCGCGCTGCCGCGACTATGTCACGCGCCACATCGCCATCGCCCGCCAGTTGGGCAAGCCGCTGGTTATCGAGGAGTTCGGCCTGATCCGCGAGGCCCGGGCCTTCGCCCCCGGCTCGGCCACGGCCGACAAAGACCGCTTCTACCGGACGATCTACGGCCTGGCGCTGGAGGACATGAAGGCCGGCGGTCCGACGGCGGGGACCAACTTCTGGGCCTGGAACGGCGAAGGCCGCGCCCAACATCCGGACGCCTGGTTCGCGGCCGGCGACAAAAGCTTCGTCGGCGATCCGCCGCAGGAGGAGCAGGGCCTCTACGGCGTCTTCGACACCGACGCCTCGACCCTCGCCGTGATCGCCGAGCACGCAGCGGCGGTGAAGGCGCTCTAG